In a single window of the Rhopalosiphum padi isolate XX-2018 chromosome 1, ASM2088224v1, whole genome shotgun sequence genome:
- the LOC132932146 gene encoding inhibitor of growth protein 5-like has protein sequence MRHIEKKAKEKVRNAHKLQNDFLSRIKVLTTNEKSEYLNSILCLLNEVIEHAEDKVKLAVQTYDEFNENERKLDLGKARLEENIYNRASGAKNIEEGVQQINEIWNKPSTSREEETTPYKISEKKIIQKDVTKMNITATSKTPLVGVIRPTNATNSVYDKVETGPLNGSLDNAGVALSPEESEMPVDSNEQTYCLCKQISYGKMIACDNSCCPIEWFHFECVNVTTEPKGKWLCPKCKTNKMNK, from the exons ATGCGACACATCGAAAAGAAAGCTAAAGAAAAGGTGCGTAACGCTCACAAATTACAGAACGATTTTCTGTCAAGAATAAAAGTCTTAACGACAAACGAAAAAAGCGAATACTTAAACTCAATACTATGTTTACTTAACGAAGTGATAGAACATGCTGAAGACAAAGTTAAACTGGCTGTTCAAACTTATGATGAG TTCAATGAAAATGAGAGGAAATTGGATTTAGGTAAAGCAAGGTTAgaagaaaacatttataacagagcAAGTGGcgcaaaaaatattgaagaagGCGTACAACAAA TCAATGAAATTTGGAACAAGCCGAGTACATCAAGGGAAGAAGAAACAACACCTTACAAAATATctgaaaagaaaataattcaaaaag atgttacaaaaatgaatattacaGCAACTAGCAAAACACCTTTAGTCGGTGTTATTCGTCCAACAAATGCTACCAATAGTGTATATGATAAAGTAGAGACTGGTCCCCTGAATGGTTCATTAGATAATGCTGGAGTTGCCCTTTCGCCTGAAGAATCAGAAATGCCCGTCGATTCAAATGAACAAACATACTGTTTATGCAAACAAATTTCTTATGGTAAAATGATAGCCTGCGATAACTCATGT tgtccAATTGAATGGTTCCATTTTGAATGTGTTAATGTAACTACCGAGCCCAAAGGAAAATGGCTCTGTCCGAAatgtaaaacaaacaaaatgaataaataa
- the LOC132932205 gene encoding chromobox protein homolog 1-like: protein MNPSSSKKLNGSNAEHENSKPNNKQAEKIVGVTDFSGPLTFLVKFKGIDEAELIPAKEANKKFPQIVLDFYLSLPIVGLDEFNGV from the exons ATGAATCCCAG CTCAAGCAAAAAACTGAACGGTTCAAATGCAGAACATGAAAATTCCAAGCCTAACAATAAACAAGCAGAAAAAATTGTAGGAGTTACTGATTTTAGTGGCCCGTTGACATTTTTAGTGAAGTTTAAAGGAATTGATGAAGCCGAGTTGATACCAGCTAAAGAGGCTAATAAAAAATTCCCACAAATCGTTCTCGATTTCTATTTATCATTACCAATAGTGGGTTTAGATGAATTTAATGgcgtttaa
- the LOC132918310 gene encoding uncharacterized protein LOC132918310: MSEKGVCHCGKNIVLMNKHNRDLHLRSCKKRKNCVSNVSIQNFFIVSGSKDNLTKKPALTEKSFININNSDSNGSSIINIHNEVTANFERYPNDPALVNSSEITSEYLSYMISIGPCQPLASNIPGKSFPKRKQNNIFRSFHDTYYYKMLPDKSTVKRTWVSYSPSIDRVHCIVCKLFGTTRGKN, translated from the exons atgtcTGAAAAAGGTGTATGTCACTgtggtaaaaatattgtattaatgaaCAAACATAATCGTGATTTACATTTGCGTTCATGCAAGAAGAGAAAGAATTGTGTATCAAATGTTtctattcaaaatttttttatcgttagtGGATCTAAGGataatttgacaaaaaaacCAGCACTGACCGAAAAATCtttcatcaatattaataaca gtgATTCTAATGGCTcatcaataataaacatacacaATGAAGTTACTGCTAATTTTGAAAGATACCCAAATGATCCAGCTTTGGTCAACAGTTCTGAAATAACCAgtgaatatttatcatatatgatTTCTATTGGTCCATGCCAACCTTTAGCTTCAAATATTCCCGGTAAATCATTCCCTAAAAGGaagcaaaacaatatttttcgatCATTTCATGatacttattattacaaaatgttacCTGATAAATCAACTGTTAAAAGAACTTGGGTCTCCTATTCACCTTCAATTGATAGAGTTCATTGTATTGTCTGTAAACTATTTGGAACAACTAGAGggaaaaactaa